In one window of Skermanella rosea DNA:
- the cysK gene encoding cysteine synthase A has product MAAPEHGPEFRGRIYDSILDTIGATPLVRVRRLASEYGVKADIVGKLEFFNPLSSVKDRIGLAMIEAAEAEGKIEPGKTTLVEPTSGNTGIALAFVAAAKGYRLILTMPESMSVERRKMLKLLGAELELTPASEGMKGAIRKAEELVESTPNAFITQQFKNSANPAIHRATTAEEIWRDTAGKADILISGVGTGGTLTGVGEVIKQRKPDFKVIAVEPEDSPVLSGGLPGPHKIQGIGAGFVPDILKKDLIDEVLRISNQRAFETARKAARVEGLAVGISSGAALAAAIEVGQRPENEGKLIVVIIPSFAERYLSTALFEGLE; this is encoded by the coding sequence ATGGCGGCTCCAGAACACGGACCTGAATTCCGGGGCAGGATCTACGACAGCATCCTGGATACGATCGGGGCGACGCCGCTGGTCCGCGTCCGGCGGCTGGCTTCCGAGTACGGGGTCAAGGCGGACATCGTCGGCAAGCTCGAATTCTTCAACCCGCTGTCCAGCGTCAAGGACCGCATCGGGCTGGCGATGATCGAGGCGGCCGAGGCCGAGGGCAAGATCGAGCCGGGCAAGACCACCCTGGTCGAGCCGACCTCGGGCAATACCGGCATCGCGCTGGCCTTCGTCGCCGCGGCCAAGGGCTACCGGCTGATCCTGACCATGCCGGAGAGCATGTCGGTCGAGCGCCGCAAGATGCTGAAGCTGCTGGGCGCCGAGCTGGAGCTGACGCCCGCGTCCGAAGGCATGAAGGGCGCCATCCGCAAGGCCGAGGAACTGGTCGAGTCGACCCCCAACGCCTTCATCACCCAGCAGTTCAAGAACTCGGCCAACCCGGCGATCCACCGCGCCACCACGGCCGAGGAGATCTGGCGCGACACCGCCGGCAAGGCCGACATCCTGATCAGCGGCGTCGGCACCGGCGGCACGCTGACCGGCGTCGGCGAGGTGATCAAGCAGCGCAAGCCCGACTTCAAGGTCATCGCGGTCGAGCCGGAGGACAGCCCGGTGCTGTCGGGCGGCCTGCCCGGCCCGCACAAGATCCAGGGCATCGGCGCCGGCTTCGTGCCCGACATCCTGAAGAAGGACCTGATCGACGAGGTGCTGCGCATTTCCAACCAGCGCGCCTTCGAGACCGCCCGCAAGGCGGCCCGGGTCGAGGGCCTGGCGGTCGGCATCTCGTCGGGCGCCGCGCTGGCGGCGGCGATCGAGGTCGGCCAGCGGCCGGAGAACGAGGGCAAGCTGATCGTCGTGATCATCCCGTCGTTCGCCGAGCGTTACCTGTCGACCGCCCTGTTCGAGGGGCTGGAGTAA
- a CDS encoding HesA/MoeB/ThiF family protein, producing the protein MDFTDAQVERYARHIILPEVGGIGQEVLLKSRVLVVGAGGLGSPLLLYLAAAGVGVLGVIDPDVVDLSNLQRQIIHDTAAIGTPKVESAKARLEAINPDVRLEIHRERLTAANAMGLIADYDVVADGTDNFAARYLLADACHLGGRTLVSAAMLRFDGQISTFKSYLGGPNPCYRCIFREPPPRGLVPSCAEGGVLGALAGAVGSIQAIEVLKELLGVGDSLSGQLLMYDALHTSFHKVRVQPDPECPLCGHHPTITDLSGHPSGPEGALP; encoded by the coding sequence ATGGATTTTACCGACGCGCAGGTCGAGCGCTACGCCCGCCACATCATCCTGCCGGAGGTCGGCGGCATCGGGCAGGAGGTGCTGCTGAAGTCGCGGGTACTGGTGGTAGGGGCCGGCGGGCTGGGATCGCCGCTCCTGCTCTATCTCGCGGCGGCGGGGGTGGGTGTCCTCGGGGTGATCGACCCCGATGTGGTCGACCTGTCCAACCTGCAGCGCCAGATCATCCACGACACCGCCGCGATCGGGACGCCCAAGGTGGAGAGCGCAAAGGCGCGGCTGGAAGCCATCAACCCGGACGTCCGGCTCGAAATCCACCGGGAGCGGCTGACCGCGGCCAACGCCATGGGGCTGATCGCCGACTACGACGTGGTGGCCGACGGAACCGACAATTTCGCCGCCCGGTACCTGCTGGCGGACGCCTGCCATCTCGGCGGCCGGACGCTGGTATCGGCGGCTATGCTGCGGTTCGACGGGCAGATCTCCACCTTCAAATCCTATCTGGGCGGTCCCAACCCCTGCTACCGCTGCATCTTCCGCGAACCGCCGCCGCGCGGGCTGGTGCCGAGCTGCGCCGAGGGCGGCGTGCTGGGCGCGCTGGCCGGCGCCGTCGGCTCGATCCAGGCGATCGAGGTCCTGAAGGAGCTGCTCGGCGTCGGGGACAGCCTGTCGGGGCAGTTGCTGATGTACGACGCGCTCCACACCAGCTTCCACAAGGTCCGGGTCCAGCCCGATCCGGAGTGCCCGCTGTGCGGGCACCATCCGACCATCACGGACCTGTCCGGGCACCCGTCCGGGCCTGAGGGAGCCCTGCCATGA
- a CDS encoding DsrE family protein, with protein sequence MSGASTLSLVVFSGGFDRVHYALVMASAAAATNRKATLFFTGRAVLALKAGGGWRGLDPADDGSSPEERNAHFGRSGLAEFEELLEACVALGVTVMVCEMALKAIGLDASALRDDVPVVTGGVVTLLNGAPGDGNMLFV encoded by the coding sequence ATGAGCGGGGCTTCGACGCTGTCGCTGGTGGTGTTCTCCGGCGGGTTCGACCGGGTCCACTACGCGCTGGTGATGGCGAGCGCCGCGGCGGCGACCAACCGCAAGGCCACCCTGTTCTTCACCGGACGGGCGGTCCTGGCGCTGAAGGCCGGCGGCGGCTGGCGCGGGCTGGACCCTGCCGACGACGGCTCGTCGCCGGAGGAGCGCAACGCCCATTTCGGCCGCAGCGGCCTCGCCGAGTTCGAGGAACTGCTGGAGGCCTGCGTCGCCCTGGGCGTCACGGTGATGGTCTGCGAGATGGCGCTGAAGGCGATCGGCCTGGACGCGTCCGCCCTGCGCGACGACGTGCCGGTGGTGACCGGCGGCGTCGTCACGCTGCTGAACGGGGCGCCCGGCGACGGCAACATGCTGTTCGTCTGA